One window of Dyadobacter sandarakinus genomic DNA carries:
- a CDS encoding winged helix-turn-helix transcriptional regulator has protein sequence MQCEPRQTDKHKKEMMAVQDSMDVLNGKWKISIISSICFYNKRRFSDILNDVEGISNKMLSKELKELEINQLVKRTVLDTQPVTVQYELTEHGLTLKTIINNLTDWGLAHRKKIIGE, from the coding sequence ATGCAGTGCGAACCCCGTCAGACTGACAAGCATAAAAAGGAAATGATGGCCGTCCAGGATTCAATGGACGTGCTGAATGGCAAATGGAAAATTTCGATTATTTCGTCGATCTGCTTTTATAACAAAAGGCGGTTTTCGGACATCCTGAACGACGTGGAAGGTATTTCCAACAAAATGCTGAGCAAGGAGCTGAAAGAACTGGAAATTAACCAGTTGGTGAAACGTACCGTGCTCGACACCCAGCCTGTGACGGTCCAGTACGAGCTGACGGAGCACGGTCTCACCTTGAAAACCATCATTAACAACCTCACCGACTGGGGCCTGGCGCACCGGAAGAAGATTATCGGGGAATAG
- a CDS encoding OmpA family protein, with protein MKNLILYAILITGLHTITHAQFLESLDRKVKSQVKTRVDNNVDQAIDNKLDEAEKAIKKKNTGKSKSTASTSTPDQPQQHAAAQPDTAGSQPKVRSTTRYDFIPGERILYTEDFAAEPVGEMPVSWNASGNGQVVTVEGYHGKWLRMFPGTKYLSGNEKELGENYTVEFDVLLHGTPPSGTRFLPEMAIGLLSSAGKPTTDNSFVLPYDHPENVTELYFKPNVDAISRIKLESRVKHGAVSFKTENTEVATFGKTIGKSVHYAIQVQKQRLRFWVDGSKVFDIPRAINLTPALNQLYFNIKESWPYNESNYGLYVSNLKIASGLPDMRSKLMDAGKFSTNGILFAVNSDQVQPQSMGTIQAIAQILKENPAVRIRIVGHTDSDGDNAANLSLSRSRALAVKSLLEKEFEVQSSRLEADGKGESEPVAKDTSKESKALNRRVEFIKI; from the coding sequence ATGAAAAACCTTATTCTTTATGCAATCCTGATCACGGGATTGCACACCATCACCCATGCCCAGTTTCTGGAAAGTTTGGACCGGAAAGTCAAATCCCAGGTTAAAACCAGGGTCGATAACAATGTAGATCAGGCTATTGACAACAAGCTCGATGAGGCAGAAAAAGCCATCAAGAAAAAAAATACCGGCAAGTCCAAATCTACCGCTTCCACCAGCACGCCCGACCAGCCGCAGCAGCATGCAGCAGCGCAGCCGGACACTGCCGGTTCCCAGCCGAAGGTGCGTTCCACGACCAGATATGACTTCATTCCGGGTGAACGTATATTGTATACCGAAGACTTTGCAGCCGAACCGGTCGGTGAAATGCCCGTGAGCTGGAATGCCAGCGGAAACGGTCAGGTAGTGACGGTGGAGGGTTATCATGGAAAATGGCTGCGGATGTTCCCCGGCACCAAATACCTCAGCGGGAATGAGAAGGAGCTGGGCGAAAATTACACCGTCGAGTTTGACGTACTGCTGCACGGCACGCCGCCGTCAGGAACCCGTTTTTTGCCCGAAATGGCTATCGGATTACTTTCCAGCGCAGGCAAACCCACCACCGACAATTCATTTGTACTGCCCTACGACCATCCCGAAAATGTGACAGAGCTTTATTTCAAACCCAATGTAGACGCAATTTCGAGGATCAAACTGGAAAGCAGGGTGAAGCATGGTGCTGTTAGTTTCAAAACCGAAAATACAGAGGTTGCTACTTTTGGCAAAACCATTGGAAAGTCTGTTCACTATGCAATTCAGGTACAGAAGCAGCGGCTGCGTTTTTGGGTCGATGGCAGTAAGGTTTTTGATATTCCGCGGGCGATTAACCTGACGCCGGCATTAAACCAGCTTTATTTCAACATCAAAGAATCCTGGCCGTACAACGAGTCCAATTATGGTCTGTATGTATCCAATCTCAAAATCGCCTCGGGACTGCCGGATATGCGCAGCAAGCTGATGGATGCAGGCAAGTTTTCAACCAATGGAATCCTGTTCGCAGTCAATTCAGATCAGGTGCAGCCGCAGTCTATGGGTACCATCCAGGCGATTGCACAGATTTTAAAGGAAAACCCTGCCGTACGGATTAGGATTGTTGGTCATACCGACAGTGACGGAGACAATGCCGCCAATCTTTCCCTCTCGCGCAGCCGCGCTCTTGCGGTGAAATCACTTTTGGAAAAGGAATTTGAGGTGCAAAGTTCACGGCTGGAAGCAGACGGAAAAGGCGAGTCGGAGCCGGTAGCAAAAGATACCAGCAAAGAGTCGAAGGCACTGAACAGACGTGTAGAGTTTATAAAAATTTAA
- a CDS encoding SDR family NAD(P)-dependent oxidoreductase, with the protein MSKLENKVALVTGASKGIGAAIARQFAAEGAKVVVNYASSQEDADKVVRTITENGGSAIAVQGDVSNENDIARLFEETSNAFGSLDILVNNAGIYQYEPIEQISARTFHDQFNINVLGSILAIQAAVKLFGETGGNIINISSEAGRTPLPTGSVYSATKAALDAITVSLSKEFSGKNIRINSILPGVVETEGSRSAGFIGNDFEAKLIATTPLGRTGQPDDIARVAVFLASDDSAWITGEKISVSGGIYGL; encoded by the coding sequence GTGAGCAAATTAGAAAACAAAGTAGCCCTGGTTACGGGCGCATCCAAAGGCATAGGCGCGGCGATCGCCAGGCAATTCGCGGCAGAAGGGGCAAAGGTAGTTGTGAACTATGCATCCAGCCAGGAAGATGCGGATAAAGTAGTGCGGACAATTACCGAAAATGGGGGTAGTGCCATTGCCGTACAGGGAGACGTTTCAAACGAAAACGACATTGCACGGCTTTTTGAAGAAACCAGCAATGCATTCGGTTCGCTGGATATTCTGGTGAACAATGCGGGCATTTACCAGTACGAACCCATTGAGCAGATATCCGCCCGGACCTTTCATGACCAGTTTAACATCAATGTGCTGGGTTCCATATTAGCCATCCAGGCTGCGGTGAAATTGTTTGGGGAAACCGGCGGCAACATCATCAACATCAGCTCCGAAGCAGGCCGCACGCCCCTTCCCACCGGATCGGTCTACTCGGCAACCAAAGCCGCACTGGATGCCATTACCGTTTCCCTTTCCAAAGAATTCAGCGGCAAAAACATCCGGATCAACTCCATTCTGCCCGGCGTGGTAGAAACCGAAGGGTCGCGCAGTGCAGGTTTTATCGGCAACGACTTTGAAGCCAAACTCATCGCCACCACACCGCTCGGGCGCACCGGTCAGCCCGACGACATCGCGCGGGTAGCGGTGTTCCTGGCTTCCGACGACTCAGCCTGGATTACCGGCGAGAAAATATCGGTTTCAGGCGGCATTTACGGGCTTTAA
- a CDS encoding RidA family protein: MEKSVINPWQWQNGRHYAQAVAVKQVESTFYCAGQAAVHADGTSSTADMHTQLLLAISNLEQVIRAAGFESKNIVRLNVYTTNHEEFFKCFDTFGEWITRNEIRQAATFFEVKSLFETLSVELEATVVK; encoded by the coding sequence ATGGAAAAAAGCGTCATCAATCCCTGGCAATGGCAAAACGGGCGCCACTACGCGCAGGCAGTAGCAGTGAAGCAGGTCGAAAGTACATTTTACTGCGCGGGGCAGGCGGCTGTGCATGCAGACGGAACATCGAGTACGGCGGATATGCATACGCAGCTGCTCCTCGCGATCAGCAATCTCGAACAGGTTATCCGCGCAGCGGGCTTCGAAAGTAAAAATATTGTCCGGCTGAATGTGTACACGACCAATCACGAGGAGTTTTTCAAATGTTTTGACACTTTCGGCGAGTGGATTACAAGGAACGAAATCAGGCAGGCGGCAACTTTTTTTGAGGTGAAATCACTTTTTGAGACGCTATCGGTGGAGTTGGAAGCGACTGTGGTGAAGTGA
- a CDS encoding sialidase family protein, translating to MKVLKAILLILLHYFSVQAQSPVYVSGKDGYSSFRIPAILRSPDGHLLAFAEGRVAGSGDFGDIDIVMKRSNDNGKTWSSLQVVADHGKMQAGNPAPVFDLSDPAFPAGKLFLFFNTGNNHEGEVRKGNGLREVWYKTSTDAGRTWTKPVNITMQVHKPKQPQINPAYRFDADWRSYANTPGHALQLTEGPHKGRLYMAANHSAGEPRPKSSDYQAHGFYSDDHGKTFRLSETISIEGSNESTAAEISGGGIMFNARNQQGDVRARIVAVSTDGGQQWDTTYFDNNLPDPVCQGSILTIGKNNDKNILAFCNAADTQNRDNLTLRISYDDGKTWTKRYLVDKSRNGEKDYTAYCDLVKTGEQQIGVLYELNGYQSIVFKEINWEK from the coding sequence ATGAAAGTCCTAAAAGCTATTCTGCTGATCTTGTTGCACTATTTTTCTGTTCAGGCACAGTCGCCTGTGTATGTTTCCGGTAAGGACGGGTACAGTTCGTTCCGTATACCGGCAATACTACGTTCACCCGACGGACATCTACTTGCTTTTGCCGAGGGAAGAGTGGCCGGAAGCGGCGACTTCGGCGACATTGATATTGTAATGAAACGGAGCAATGACAATGGTAAAACATGGTCGTCGCTGCAAGTGGTGGCAGACCATGGCAAAATGCAGGCAGGAAATCCCGCTCCCGTATTTGATTTAAGCGACCCTGCATTTCCTGCTGGAAAGCTGTTCCTGTTTTTCAATACCGGAAACAACCACGAAGGAGAAGTCCGGAAAGGCAACGGGCTGAGAGAAGTATGGTACAAGACCTCAACGGATGCGGGCCGTACCTGGACCAAACCGGTGAACATAACAATGCAGGTCCATAAACCAAAGCAACCGCAAATCAATCCGGCATATCGTTTCGATGCGGACTGGAGGAGCTATGCCAATACGCCCGGCCATGCTCTCCAGCTTACCGAGGGCCCGCACAAAGGAAGGCTGTACATGGCCGCCAACCATTCTGCAGGCGAGCCCAGACCAAAAAGTTCGGACTACCAGGCGCATGGTTTTTACAGTGACGATCACGGAAAAACTTTCAGGTTAAGCGAAACCATATCCATTGAAGGATCCAATGAGTCTACCGCAGCGGAGATTTCCGGGGGCGGGATCATGTTTAATGCAAGAAATCAGCAGGGTGATGTGCGGGCGCGGATCGTGGCGGTAAGTACCGATGGCGGTCAGCAATGGGATACCACCTATTTTGACAACAACCTCCCCGATCCGGTTTGCCAGGGAAGCATTTTAACTATCGGTAAAAACAATGACAAGAACATCCTGGCCTTCTGCAATGCAGCAGACACCCAGAACCGTGATAACCTTACATTAAGAATCAGTTACGACGACGGCAAAACATGGACGAAGCGCTACCTGGTTGATAAAAGCCGGAACGGAGAGAAAGATTATACCGCCTACTGTGACCTGGTAAAAACCGGGGAACAGCAAATTGGTGTTTTATACGAGCTGAATGGCTATCAGTCGATTGTTTTTAAGGAGATCAATTGGGAAAAGTAG
- a CDS encoding response regulator, which yields MNPPSQFILVDDDPINNMLSKYIISNVAPDAGIQLFTDPVQALAAIEQRFDDPAARVETVLFLDINMPTMSGWEFLEQLAVFPGRLIAHISIFILSSSIDPKDVSNAESHPLVQGYFSKPLSKDIVRKVIAG from the coding sequence ATGAATCCTCCTTCGCAGTTTATTCTTGTAGATGATGACCCCATCAACAACATGCTCAGTAAATACATCATCAGTAATGTTGCTCCCGACGCCGGTATTCAGCTTTTCACTGATCCCGTACAGGCGCTGGCAGCGATAGAACAACGATTTGACGACCCGGCAGCCCGGGTGGAAACCGTTCTTTTTCTTGATATCAATATGCCTACGATGAGCGGCTGGGAATTTCTGGAACAACTGGCTGTGTTTCCCGGCAGGTTGATTGCACATATTTCCATCTTCATTCTCTCTTCTTCCATTGATCCCAAGGACGTCAGCAATGCCGAAAGTCATCCGCTTGTGCAGGGGTACTTTTCAAAACCCCTCAGCAAGGATATCGTAAGGAAAGTAATAGCAGGATAG
- a CDS encoding Crp/Fnr family transcriptional regulator codes for MESKLRQHIEKLVPLTDDEFAFVEKHFTFKKYKKHQFMVQQGEPVPYNYYLLSGLTKLVYTDETTDRQYILSFAMEDWWDNDFQAYYTRTRATLSMECLEDTEALCLSLDDFHALRTGLPKIEHFFLEKVIAGYFSAQRRILSLMTSSAQERYAQLAAQHPSLLQRLPKTQLAAYLGVSRETLSRLN; via the coding sequence ATGGAATCAAAATTGCGGCAGCATATAGAAAAGCTGGTGCCTTTGACAGACGATGAATTTGCGTTTGTCGAGAAGCATTTTACTTTTAAAAAATACAAAAAACATCAGTTTATGGTGCAGCAGGGTGAGCCCGTCCCCTATAATTATTACCTGCTTTCCGGGCTGACGAAACTGGTATATACCGACGAGACTACCGACAGGCAGTACATTCTGTCATTTGCGATGGAGGACTGGTGGGACAACGATTTCCAGGCTTACTACACCCGCACCAGGGCTACGCTGTCCATGGAATGCCTGGAAGATACGGAGGCGCTCTGCCTGTCGCTGGACGATTTCCATGCCCTGAGAACCGGCCTGCCGAAGATTGAACATTTCTTCCTGGAAAAAGTGATTGCGGGCTATTTCTCAGCCCAGCGCCGCATTCTTTCACTGATGACGTCCAGCGCGCAGGAGCGATATGCACAGCTCGCAGCACAACACCCCTCCTTATTGCAGCGCCTGCCCAAAACACAGCTGGCTGCCTACCTGGGCGTGTCCAGGGAAACCCTCAGCCGGCTGAACTGA
- a CDS encoding response regulator: protein MAFNILIYEDNRQLREGLELLITGAAGYHVPAAFPNYSNIVADVKTHNPDLILMDIDMPPQNGIEGLKQLRAAGLGNKVVMLTVFDDNEHVFEAIQAGAEGYILKKTPPAKLIEFLGDALQGGAPMTSSIAIQVLKMVSGPHRGPKQDFELSAREQDVLELLVDGYSYKLIADKLFISLDTVRSHIKRIYEKLQVNSKSEAVAKALKNR from the coding sequence ATGGCATTTAATATCCTCATTTACGAAGACAACCGACAGCTGCGCGAAGGCCTCGAACTGCTCATTACCGGAGCGGCGGGTTACCACGTTCCGGCTGCATTTCCCAATTACAGCAACATTGTCGCTGACGTGAAAACGCATAATCCGGACCTCATTCTCATGGACATTGATATGCCTCCGCAGAATGGCATTGAAGGTTTGAAACAGCTCAGGGCGGCCGGTCTTGGGAACAAGGTGGTGATGCTTACGGTTTTTGACGACAATGAGCACGTTTTTGAAGCGATCCAGGCCGGGGCGGAAGGTTACATCCTGAAAAAAACGCCTCCCGCCAAGCTTATTGAATTTCTCGGAGATGCGCTGCAGGGCGGAGCGCCGATGACTTCTTCGATTGCCATCCAGGTGCTGAAAATGGTATCCGGCCCCCACCGCGGTCCAAAGCAGGATTTTGAGCTTTCGGCAAGGGAACAGGATGTGCTCGAATTGCTGGTAGACGGGTACAGCTACAAGCTTATCGCAGATAAATTATTCATTTCTCTCGACACCGTCCGGTCGCACATCAAGCGGATTTACGAAAAGCTGCAGGTTAACTCCAAAAGTGAAGCAGTGGCCAAGGCTTTGAAAAACAGATAA
- a CDS encoding sugar phosphate isomerase/epimerase family protein yields MQSRFGKFGKTKYNALVLSAVLLAGVALAGLTINNPRTWKLGVALYTFNPYSFEGQLDKADSAGLKYVEGFTFSKSIPELQDSAIMKLSPSGIKKLKALVEKKGLKMESIYLVGGKTVNDWKKEFEIAKTFGVKYVTAEPPVNLWDSVDSLAGIYGVKLAIHNHWKGTSAYWHPDSTLAALKNHPNFGVCADLGHMPKSGINPVDALKKLKGHIIAIHLKDIAAYNDPKLVDVVVGTGVIDFPAVFKELEAQQFNGHIIIERDRQEKPSNLPSVIQTVKYYKATLGLK; encoded by the coding sequence ATGCAATCCAGATTCGGGAAGTTCGGAAAGACAAAATACAATGCCCTCGTACTGTCTGCAGTACTTCTTGCAGGTGTGGCGCTCGCCGGGCTGACCATAAACAATCCGCGCACCTGGAAACTGGGCGTCGCTTTGTATACGTTCAATCCGTATTCCTTTGAAGGTCAGCTGGACAAGGCAGACAGTGCGGGCCTGAAATATGTGGAAGGCTTTACCTTCTCCAAGTCTATCCCTGAATTGCAGGACTCGGCCATCATGAAACTATCCCCTTCCGGCATCAAAAAACTAAAAGCCCTGGTTGAAAAGAAGGGTTTGAAAATGGAGTCGATTTATCTTGTTGGCGGGAAGACGGTCAATGATTGGAAAAAAGAATTCGAGATTGCGAAAACTTTTGGCGTCAAATATGTGACCGCCGAGCCTCCGGTCAACCTCTGGGATAGTGTTGACAGTCTGGCCGGCATTTACGGGGTTAAGCTCGCCATCCATAACCATTGGAAAGGCACGAGCGCTTACTGGCACCCGGATTCCACCCTCGCAGCCCTGAAAAACCATCCGAATTTTGGAGTTTGCGCGGACCTGGGCCACATGCCGAAAAGCGGCATCAATCCCGTGGATGCACTGAAAAAGTTGAAAGGACACATCATTGCCATCCATTTGAAAGACATTGCTGCCTATAATGATCCCAAGCTGGTGGATGTGGTAGTCGGAACGGGCGTGATCGACTTCCCGGCGGTGTTCAAAGAGCTGGAAGCGCAGCAATTCAACGGACACATTATCATCGAGCGCGACCGCCAGGAAAAACCGAGCAACCTGCCTTCAGTAATTCAAACCGTAAAATATTATAAAGCTACTTTGGGTTTGAAATAG
- a CDS encoding PAS domain S-box protein produces the protein MSTGIKIVYLGVSQDQTDAVRQALYKAQLLPEIRVADTYEQFLTAVSEFSPDLILSEYRLPDISCSQAMEILRESGITIPFIVISDTISEAMSEELLRIGIDDYITKAEMSRLAFAVCKTQEKYQVKQEQQALLRQLTDSEKRFRTLVENSSDAVVVLNAEAQPIYVSPAVKNVLGYTADEVLAMNIFSKAHPDDTSGLAETMMKVFANPGVAIPGHTGRMLHKDGTWRWIEATVTNLLHEPGVNGIVDNFRDVTKQKLGEEKILQLNKLYAFLSEVNHTLVHAADSRTVFREVCRIACEVGQFQGAWIGMFAGDSNKVAVEEQQNMNAEFLSAFANATEEQAQLREALNVHPYYVTNNAQEDFISGHWKALAASSGYRSCMVLPIKRSGKIVGTFNLYASQADIFTTAEISLLEEAAMGISFALDVFEKERQKVIADQQLQHKERRLSQAQAIAHLGSWETDLVKNTSIWSDETCRIYGLPENNNMQSLESWLSFVHPDDLEYVVQSNRRVLETMQPADYYHRIIRKDGQIRHLYVQTHIELNSLGQPVTLCGVLHDVTDKKLADERIISALEERNVILESIGDGFYALDRNWTVTYWNKKAEVLLHRSKESVEGHSLWTMFPDVVNTDIYYAYHVAVELDVIQQFEFFYESDNNWFEITAYPSANGLSVYFHDITSRKKSQAQLRELNESLRNYASELIESNQGLDQFAYVVSHNLRAPVANIIGLGELVAQDTYPSHIRDEFINGILVNVKRIDDVISDLNTILRIKQEVSENREMINLQHLVDNVRSSLVGIIDKEQVDIQADFSVVPELFTLKSYLYNIFYNLIINSIKYRRPNHSPVIYISSSVHEDCVIISIRDNGMGIDLAKRGTEIFGLYKRFHQHVEGKGLGLFMVKTQVEMLGGKIYVNSNINEGTEFRIEFCSDVCQITPV, from the coding sequence ATGAGCACTGGTATCAAGATAGTTTACCTGGGAGTATCACAGGATCAAACCGATGCGGTAAGACAAGCTTTGTATAAAGCACAGTTGCTTCCTGAGATCCGGGTAGCCGACACCTATGAACAATTTCTGACAGCTGTAAGCGAGTTTTCTCCCGACCTGATCCTCTCTGAATACCGACTACCCGATATCAGTTGCTCGCAGGCGATGGAAATCCTGCGGGAGTCAGGGATTACGATTCCCTTTATTGTAATTTCCGATACAATATCCGAAGCCATGTCCGAAGAGCTGCTGCGGATTGGCATTGATGATTACATCACCAAAGCAGAAATGAGCCGCCTTGCTTTTGCGGTGTGCAAGACGCAGGAAAAGTACCAGGTGAAGCAGGAGCAGCAGGCTTTGCTGCGGCAATTGACCGACAGTGAAAAACGTTTCCGCACCCTGGTCGAAAATAGTTCTGATGCAGTTGTTGTGCTCAATGCGGAGGCGCAGCCCATTTATGTATCCCCTGCTGTAAAAAATGTTCTCGGGTATACGGCCGATGAAGTGCTGGCCATGAACATTTTCTCCAAAGCACATCCCGACGACACAAGCGGGCTGGCAGAAACCATGATGAAGGTATTTGCCAATCCGGGCGTAGCAATTCCCGGGCATACGGGCCGGATGCTGCACAAGGACGGCACCTGGCGGTGGATTGAAGCCACGGTTACAAACCTTTTGCATGAGCCGGGAGTGAACGGGATTGTGGACAATTTCCGTGATGTGACCAAACAAAAGCTGGGCGAGGAAAAAATCCTGCAGCTTAACAAACTTTATGCATTCCTGAGCGAGGTGAACCACACCCTGGTACATGCGGCGGACTCCCGCACGGTGTTCAGGGAAGTATGCCGGATTGCGTGTGAAGTAGGTCAGTTTCAGGGAGCGTGGATCGGGATGTTTGCCGGCGACAGCAACAAAGTAGCCGTCGAAGAACAGCAGAATATGAACGCTGAATTTCTGTCGGCATTCGCGAATGCGACTGAGGAACAGGCACAATTGCGCGAGGCTTTAAATGTCCACCCCTACTATGTTACAAACAACGCACAGGAAGATTTTATTTCCGGGCACTGGAAAGCGCTCGCGGCGTCCTCAGGGTACCGTTCCTGCATGGTCCTGCCCATAAAAAGGTCAGGGAAGATTGTGGGCACCTTCAACCTGTATGCTTCGCAGGCTGATATTTTCACGACGGCTGAAATAAGCTTGTTAGAGGAAGCGGCGATGGGAATTTCCTTTGCGCTCGACGTTTTTGAAAAAGAAAGGCAGAAGGTTATTGCCGACCAGCAACTGCAGCATAAGGAAAGGCGTCTGAGCCAGGCGCAGGCGATTGCACATCTGGGAAGCTGGGAGACAGACCTGGTAAAAAATACGAGTATATGGTCAGATGAGACCTGCCGGATCTATGGCCTGCCCGAAAACAATAATATGCAATCGCTGGAATCCTGGTTATCGTTCGTACATCCCGACGACCTGGAATATGTTGTCCAAAGCAACCGGCGTGTACTGGAGACCATGCAGCCCGCGGATTACTACCACCGGATCATCCGGAAAGACGGGCAGATCCGGCACCTGTATGTGCAAACCCACATTGAGCTGAACAGTCTGGGGCAGCCGGTTACATTATGCGGCGTGCTGCACGACGTGACCGACAAAAAACTGGCTGACGAAAGGATCATTTCGGCGCTTGAAGAGCGGAATGTTATCCTGGAAAGTATCGGGGACGGGTTTTATGCACTCGACCGGAACTGGACGGTTACCTACTGGAATAAAAAAGCCGAAGTTCTGCTCCACCGCTCCAAGGAATCGGTAGAGGGTCACAGTTTATGGACGATGTTTCCGGATGTTGTCAATACCGACATTTATTACGCCTACCATGTTGCCGTGGAGCTGGATGTGATCCAGCAATTTGAATTTTTCTATGAAAGTGACAACAACTGGTTCGAGATCACTGCTTATCCTTCTGCCAATGGATTGTCTGTATACTTCCATGACATTACCAGCCGCAAAAAATCACAAGCACAACTCAGGGAGCTGAATGAAAGTTTGAGGAACTATGCAAGTGAGCTTATCGAATCCAACCAGGGGCTCGACCAGTTTGCTTACGTAGTATCGCACAACCTGCGTGCACCGGTAGCCAATATCATTGGCCTGGGCGAGCTCGTAGCGCAGGATACATATCCTTCCCATATCAGGGATGAGTTTATCAACGGGATCTTGGTCAATGTAAAGCGGATTGACGATGTCATTTCGGACCTCAATACCATCCTGCGGATCAAACAGGAAGTGAGTGAAAACAGGGAGATGATTAACCTGCAGCATCTGGTAGACAATGTACGGTCCAGCCTTGTCGGCATTATTGACAAAGAGCAGGTCGATATTCAAGCCGATTTCAGTGTTGTCCCCGAACTATTTACACTTAAATCCTATCTTTATAATATCTTTTACAACCTGATCATCAATAGTATAAAGTACCGCAGGCCCAACCACTCGCCGGTGATCTATATCAGCAGCAGTGTTCATGAAGACTGCGTAATCATCAGCATTCGTGACAATGGGATGGGGATTGACCTGGCAAAAAGAGGAACGGAGATTTTCGGTTTGTATAAGCGCTTCCACCAGCATGTTGAAGGAAAAGGCCTGGGATTATTTATGGTAAAAACGCAGGTGGAAATGCTCGGCGGGAAGATATATGTAAATAGTAATATCAATGAAGGTACTGAATTCAGAATTGAATTTTGTTCGGATGTGTGTCAAATTACTCCTGTATGA
- a CDS encoding collagen-like triple helix repeat-containing protein — translation MMKTSLMILALFTALLFSCAKDGDIGPQGPKGDTGAAGQNGQDGTNGTNGTNGADGAPGTPGTSASVWTYIYTNQRVTAAGPGVLNPATGKYVFTGTKEYAPANYERVQNAGLVLVYFRMSGVGKWQLGSYQTEVSSEGTGNSGMVRIGYSQEQQSVSVLSQFNATSDSGAEMQMAQFDVKIILVESGSVTMPALRTRVPDLEIGAVESYLKSVQSK, via the coding sequence ATGATGAAAACTAGTTTAATGATCCTTGCATTGTTTACGGCATTGTTGTTCTCCTGCGCAAAGGACGGTGACATTGGTCCGCAAGGCCCCAAAGGAGATACCGGTGCGGCAGGTCAGAATGGTCAAGACGGTACCAATGGAACCAATGGTACCAATGGTGCCGACGGCGCTCCGGGAACACCCGGTACTTCGGCCAGCGTGTGGACGTACATTTACACGAATCAGCGGGTTACCGCGGCCGGGCCGGGCGTCCTCAATCCGGCTACGGGGAAGTACGTATTCACTGGCACAAAGGAGTACGCGCCGGCCAACTACGAGCGGGTTCAGAACGCGGGTTTGGTGCTGGTGTATTTCAGAATGAGCGGCGTCGGCAAATGGCAGCTCGGTTCCTACCAGACCGAAGTAAGCAGCGAGGGTACGGGAAACAGCGGCATGGTCCGGATCGGCTATTCGCAAGAGCAGCAATCCGTGAGTGTGCTAAGTCAGTTCAATGCAACGTCCGATAGCGGAGCCGAAATGCAGATGGCGCAATTTGATGTCAAGATCATCCTGGTGGAATCAGGTTCGGTAACGATGCCGGCATTGAGGACCCGGGTTCCGGATCTGGAAATAGGTGCAGTAGAAAGCTACCTGAAATCCGTACAAAGCAAATGA
- a CDS encoding DUF1345 domain-containing protein, whose translation MKITKLINRLDAHHKLGIALVFGAATVVLTASLVEKPMNWMIGWLVYSGVHLGLMWVTILSSHPSEVRGEVSGQDSSRALITLFVVVASFVSLFAILFLLQDARSTASWDDLTVHVILSFSCIICSWVLVHTIFTLRYAHMFYKQTRHNTHHQPKQHPGLDFPNEPEPDYLDFTYFSFVLGMTFQVSDVTISSKEIRRLALVHGLLSFAFNTLLVALTINVVSGLIQK comes from the coding sequence ATGAAAATCACAAAACTAATCAACCGGCTCGACGCCCACCACAAGCTTGGGATCGCTCTGGTTTTTGGCGCAGCCACGGTTGTACTTACTGCTTCCCTTGTCGAAAAGCCGATGAACTGGATGATCGGCTGGCTTGTGTACAGCGGCGTGCATCTTGGCCTCATGTGGGTGACCATCCTGAGCTCGCACCCTTCCGAGGTCCGGGGGGAAGTCAGCGGGCAGGATTCAAGCCGGGCGCTGATTACGCTCTTCGTGGTGGTGGCGTCCTTTGTAAGCTTGTTTGCGATTTTGTTCCTGCTTCAGGATGCGCGGAGCACCGCATCCTGGGATGATCTGACGGTGCATGTGATCCTGTCTTTTTCATGTATCATTTGTTCGTGGGTACTGGTTCACACCATCTTTACCCTGCGGTATGCACACATGTTTTACAAGCAGACGCGGCACAATACGCATCATCAGCCGAAACAACATCCCGGACTCGATTTTCCAAACGAGCCGGAACCTGACTACCTCGACTTTACCTATTTTTCCTTCGTGCTCGGCATGACTTTCCAGGTTTCGGATGTGACCATTTCATCGAAGGAAATCAGGCGTCTTGCGCTCGTACACGGACTTTTGTCTTTTGCATTCAACACCCTGCTGGTAGCGCTGACGATCAATGTAGTATCCGGGCTGATACAGAAATAA